A part of Methanomassiliicoccales archaeon genomic DNA contains:
- the larE gene encoding ATP-dependent sacrificial sulfur transferase LarE — MGYEDKLVDLRAHIREMGKVAVAFSGGTDSSLLLKVAFDELGSSAIGYLARSPSLSTRELEAARSIASQIGAKLEELETSELSMEEYVSNGPMRCYHCKKIILTEIISHARMRGVQVVIDGSNVDDMHMTRRGSLALTELGVRSPLAEAGMTKSEVRAAARSLGLTNWNRPSSACLASRIPYGTRITRELLERVERSENVLHSLGLDQVRVRAHGDVARIEVPLEDLGKILTFREEISKGMKDQGFRYVCLDIDGFRSGSLEVD; from the coding sequence ATGGGATATGAAGATAAGCTCGTCGACCTACGCGCGCACATCAGAGAGATGGGCAAGGTCGCCGTCGCATTCTCAGGTGGTACCGACAGCAGCCTTCTCCTGAAGGTGGCATTCGATGAGCTGGGAAGCTCGGCCATAGGCTATCTCGCCAGGTCCCCATCTCTTTCAACCAGGGAGCTTGAGGCGGCGAGGTCCATCGCCTCGCAGATCGGTGCTAAGCTTGAAGAGCTCGAAACATCTGAATTGTCGATGGAAGAGTATGTCTCGAACGGCCCCATGAGATGCTATCACTGTAAAAAGATCATCCTTACCGAGATCATTTCCCACGCCAGGATGAGGGGCGTCCAGGTCGTGATAGACGGCAGCAATGTCGATGACATGCATATGACCAGGCGCGGGTCCTTGGCCTTGACCGAGCTAGGTGTCAGGAGCCCCTTGGCCGAAGCGGGGATGACAAAATCAGAGGTCCGTGCCGCGGCGAGATCGCTCGGTCTCACGAATTGGAACAGGCCAAGCTCGGCCTGCCTTGCATCCCGAATCCCCTATGGGACGAGGATCACGAGAGAACTGCTGGAGAGGGTCGAGCGCTCTGAAAATGTTCTCCACTCCCTAGGTCTGGACCAGGTGAGGGTGAGGGCACATGGCGATGTTGCAAGGATCGAGGTCCCTCTGGAGGACCTTGGAAAGATATTGACATTTAGAGAGGAGATATCTAAAGGCATGAAGGACCAGGGTTTTCGATACGTATGCCTTGACATCGATGGTTTTCGGTCAGGCAGCCTCGAGGTCGATTGA
- a CDS encoding cobyric acid synthase, with amino-acid sequence MFQATSSSAGKSTLTAGLCRLLARKGVSVAPFKAQNLSLNSFVTVDGGEIGISQAHQAWACGTEPHVDMNPVLLKPKGRSGMQVIVNGRPYKEIGPDGEKVETDELIKAVKEAYSRLISRYDVIVIEGSGSPAEVNLRGRDIANMTTARITSAPVILVGDIDKGGVFAGLFGTYSLLSEDEKRMVKGFIINRFRGDASILKKGVDELERRLSCPCLGIMPYLRLNVPAEDSMELGKSGPMSSEGDVRDSWSRSLDLLADEMARSLDIGKIENLIAKG; translated from the coding sequence ATGTTCCAGGCGACATCTTCAAGCGCTGGCAAGAGCACTCTCACCGCCGGTCTCTGCAGATTGCTGGCCCGTAAAGGCGTATCTGTGGCGCCCTTCAAGGCACAGAACCTTTCTCTGAACTCCTTCGTGACCGTCGATGGAGGTGAGATAGGTATATCCCAGGCACATCAGGCATGGGCATGCGGGACCGAGCCGCATGTGGACATGAACCCGGTCCTGTTGAAGCCAAAGGGCAGGTCGGGCATGCAGGTCATCGTCAATGGGAGACCATATAAAGAGATAGGCCCCGACGGTGAGAAGGTCGAGACGGACGAGCTTATAAAGGCCGTCAAGGAGGCCTATTCCCGCCTCATTTCAAGGTACGATGTGATCGTGATCGAGGGCTCGGGATCGCCGGCAGAGGTCAACCTAAGGGGGAGGGACATCGCGAACATGACCACGGCCAGGATCACCTCTGCTCCGGTGATATTGGTCGGCGACATCGACAAGGGCGGCGTGTTCGCCGGCCTTTTCGGCACCTACAGCCTGCTCTCTGAGGATGAGAAGCGAATGGTGAAAGGATTTATCATCAACAGGTTCAGGGGAGACGCGTCGATCCTCAAGAAAGGCGTCGATGAGCTGGAACGAAGGCTTTCCTGTCCTTGCCTCGGCATCATGCCCTACCTGAGGCTCAACGTTCCCGCCGAGGACAGCATGGAGCTCGGGAAGAGCGGTCCCATGTCCTCTGAGGGGGATGTCCGGGATTCCTGGTCAAGGTCCCTTGACCTGCTCGCTGATGAGATGGCCCGTTCATTGGACATCGGTAAGATAGAGAACTTGATCGCAAAAGGATAA
- a CDS encoding cobyric acid synthase, whose protein sequence is MYDRMEKVREQLRKGDIGENRSCEYYPCHYDGQNCSLCYCPFYPCNDETLGKFVSSKKGGVVWSCEDCFFVHRGEVVKDLFRMIDARNGHDLSHDELMDLKKELEELHFKKAKCVMVMGATSGAGKSLMATALCRHFSDLGYSVSPFKGQNMSLNSTVTKRGEEIARAQDLQARAARTEPRARMNPILLKPVKDDISQVIVEGRPLRDMNVAQYYDGFALTEGMNIIKRNLDILSRISDIIVIEGAGSPAEINMSDKDITNMRTAEVAGATCILIVNIEWGGAFAYAYGTLMLLPEHERRMFKGIIITNLHGSKASLRSGEELLERETGVPVLGVVPHIDLDLPDEDSMFIGMRRTNGDIKVGIIRLPRISNFTDFDSLGLSGARLIYITSPSEVEEVDALIIPGTKNTVADLEWLMESGIGDALLEQVGRKPLLGVCGGYQMMGTVIDDPYGIEGGRPGTYKGLGLLPLRTVFDRRDKRTVQVTGSLLPEKVGRVRGYEIHMGISERGDCQALFELDSPDGGVPEGCVAYDGMVMGTYLHGLFDLPAFRERFLSLAKKGEKTDMLEEDHEATVERSLDLLARTLEENVDLDLLHKEMGVTR, encoded by the coding sequence TTGTACGATCGCATGGAGAAGGTCCGCGAGCAACTTAGGAAGGGCGACATAGGTGAGAACAGGTCCTGCGAATATTATCCCTGCCATTACGACGGGCAGAACTGTTCATTGTGCTATTGCCCCTTCTACCCATGCAACGATGAGACCCTTGGGAAGTTCGTCAGCTCAAAGAAAGGCGGTGTGGTTTGGAGCTGCGAGGACTGTTTTTTCGTGCATAGGGGGGAGGTGGTCAAGGATCTGTTCAGAATGATTGACGCCAGGAACGGTCATGACCTATCCCATGATGAATTGATGGATCTCAAAAAGGAGCTCGAGGAGCTCCATTTCAAGAAGGCCAAGTGCGTGATGGTGATGGGCGCGACGTCGGGGGCAGGAAAATCCTTGATGGCGACGGCGCTCTGCCGACATTTCTCGGACCTGGGCTACTCGGTCTCGCCGTTCAAAGGGCAGAACATGTCCCTGAACTCGACCGTGACCAAGAGAGGGGAAGAGATCGCCCGGGCGCAGGACCTCCAGGCGAGGGCCGCAAGGACAGAGCCGCGCGCGAGGATGAACCCGATACTCCTGAAACCGGTCAAGGATGATATCTCTCAGGTCATCGTCGAGGGGAGACCTCTTAGGGACATGAACGTTGCGCAATATTATGATGGATTTGCCTTGACCGAGGGCATGAACATCATCAAAAGGAACCTGGACATCCTTTCGAGGATCTCGGACATCATCGTCATCGAAGGTGCTGGCAGTCCCGCCGAGATCAACATGTCGGACAAGGACATCACGAACATGCGCACGGCCGAGGTCGCGGGAGCGACATGTATCCTGATCGTTAACATAGAGTGGGGCGGGGCCTTCGCGTACGCATATGGAACCCTGATGCTGCTTCCAGAGCATGAACGGCGGATGTTCAAGGGCATCATCATCACGAACCTCCATGGAAGCAAGGCGTCCCTGCGCTCTGGAGAAGAACTTTTGGAGAGAGAGACAGGGGTTCCGGTCCTGGGCGTGGTGCCTCACATCGACCTCGACCTTCCGGACGAGGATTCGATGTTCATAGGGATGAGAAGGACGAATGGCGATATCAAGGTCGGGATCATCCGCCTCCCTAGGATATCCAACTTCACAGATTTCGATTCCCTTGGCTTGTCAGGGGCCAGATTGATCTACATCACCTCACCCTCTGAGGTAGAGGAGGTCGATGCCCTCATCATACCCGGAACCAAGAACACGGTCGCCGACCTTGAATGGTTGATGGAAAGCGGCATAGGGGATGCCCTGCTGGAGCAGGTCGGACGGAAACCTTTGCTCGGGGTCTGTGGGGGTTACCAGATGATGGGGACGGTTATCGACGATCCCTATGGCATCGAGGGAGGGAGACCTGGAACATATAAAGGCCTAGGGCTGCTGCCTCTCAGGACCGTGTTCGACCGCCGGGATAAGAGGACCGTGCAGGTGACAGGCTCACTTCTTCCGGAAAAGGTCGGTCGGGTCAGGGGATATGAGATACACATGGGGATATCGGAGCGCGGCGATTGTCAGGCATTGTTCGAGCTCGATTCACCTGATGGAGGCGTCCCTGAAGGTTGCGTCGCATATGACGGGATGGTCATGGGCACCTACCTGCATGGCCTTTTCGACCTTCCCGCCTTCAGGGAGCGGTTTCTTTCCCTGGCAAAGAAGGGAGAGAAGACCGATATGCTGGAAGAGGACCATGAAGCAACGGTCGAGAGGAGCCTGGACCTCCTAGCGCGGACGCTGGAAGAAAATGTGGACCTTGACCTTCTTCACAAGGAGATGGGGGTGACAAGGTGA
- a CDS encoding GNAT family N-acetyltransferase, whose product MSSFSIRTMRPTDIEMARELARSVWGDQLYRDTGVALDYPARDRRVYEAYLDLEPEGNFVAESEGKVVAAAYAHSWGSVGWVGPLEVMPSHQGKGIGRALMERASFYLESSGCTTMGVETMGDSDRNIRFYTSLGYRLHSPTFVYEKQLGERDIFPHGVEVKTSLSEIEREGLRELSDAVFPEMDLSKEFRIATEMSIGRVLLIKDSDHRERILGAAIVHGRTVEGLTSHLLRALMVDPYHEERSSLFSRLIMSSEVVAKGMGAKKLFFTSSVTSASISVLASEGYRTIANNVRMLKKGPYYERGDLQLLSWAG is encoded by the coding sequence GTGAGCTCCTTTTCCATCAGGACGATGAGGCCGACCGATATAGAGATGGCGAGGGAGCTGGCCAGGTCGGTATGGGGGGACCAGCTGTACAGGGACACCGGTGTCGCCCTCGATTATCCGGCCAGGGACAGAAGGGTGTACGAAGCATACCTGGACCTCGAACCTGAAGGGAATTTCGTGGCCGAGTCCGAGGGAAAGGTGGTCGCCGCGGCATATGCGCATTCATGGGGGTCGGTGGGCTGGGTGGGACCTCTGGAGGTGATGCCCTCACATCAGGGCAAAGGGATAGGAAGGGCATTGATGGAGCGGGCTTCATTTTACCTCGAGTCGTCCGGTTGCACGACGATGGGCGTCGAGACCATGGGGGACAGCGACAGGAACATCAGGTTCTACACGTCCCTTGGATATAGGTTGCATTCGCCGACCTTCGTATATGAGAAGCAATTGGGCGAGAGGGACATCTTTCCGCATGGCGTCGAGGTCAAAACGTCGTTGTCAGAGATCGAAAGGGAAGGGCTAAGGGAGCTGTCCGATGCGGTCTTCCCTGAGATGGACCTGTCAAAGGAGTTCAGGATAGCGACCGAGATGTCGATCGGCCGGGTCCTTCTGATAAAGGACAGCGACCATCGTGAGCGGATATTGGGGGCCGCGATCGTCCATGGGAGGACGGTCGAGGGGCTGACAAGCCATCTGCTCAGGGCCCTTATGGTGGACCCTTATCATGAGGAAAGAAGCTCGCTGTTCTCAAGGTTGATCATGAGCAGTGAGGTCGTTGCCAAGGGGATGGGGGCCAAGAAGCTTTTTTTCACATCCTCTGTTACATCAGCATCGATCTCTGTTCTGGCCAGCGAAGGATATAGGACCATCGCCAACAACGTTCGCATGCTCAAGAAAGGACCTTATTATGAGAGGGGGGACCTTCAGCTCCTGAGCTGGGCCGGCTAG
- a CDS encoding DNA primase, giving the protein MNIDPSTTKYLIKARLNADGIVEKPDVVGAIFGQTEGLLGDELDLRDLQKSGRIGRIEVDVHSKQGKSEGEILIPSSLDQVETVILASALETIDRVGPCKAKIAIESIEDVRVTKRAKIIDRAKELLTELIKVSKTTGVDLTESVRQSVQVEEIIYYGKDRLPAGPNVVDSDAIIVVEGRSDVLNLLKSGIKNAIAVEGTNIPKTISDLSKERVVTAFVDGDRGGELILRELFQVAEVDFVARAPRAHEVEELTQKQIMKCLRNKIPGEQFIEMFGIETDGQNGKSERSEKADRLERFERQEKAERAAAELEEKAQERPERAERQPKEQREERAERMEQRPERKERQERQDRAERQPREERAEKQDRAERAIETPEPRRPSKKLSENQEKFKNMINELLTTSKAKIIDDAGEVKEVAVKELVNTLKAETAKISSVVFDGIITQRILDIAAEKEIATIVGTKMGNITKQPTGIEVWTKDDLN; this is encoded by the coding sequence ATGAACATAGACCCAAGCACCACGAAGTACCTTATTAAGGCCAGGCTCAACGCAGACGGTATCGTGGAGAAGCCTGATGTCGTCGGTGCTATCTTCGGACAGACCGAAGGACTTCTGGGTGACGAGCTCGACCTCAGGGACCTGCAGAAGAGCGGCAGGATAGGGAGGATCGAGGTCGACGTCCACTCGAAGCAAGGCAAGTCCGAAGGAGAGATATTGATACCTTCAAGTCTCGACCAGGTCGAGACCGTCATACTCGCGTCCGCACTTGAGACGATAGACCGCGTAGGGCCTTGCAAGGCAAAGATCGCGATCGAGTCGATAGAGGACGTGAGGGTGACGAAACGTGCTAAGATAATCGACCGCGCGAAGGAGCTCTTGACCGAGCTCATCAAGGTCTCGAAGACCACGGGGGTGGACCTTACCGAGAGCGTCAGGCAATCAGTTCAGGTGGAGGAGATCATCTATTATGGCAAGGACCGCCTTCCGGCAGGACCGAATGTCGTGGACTCTGATGCGATCATAGTGGTCGAGGGAAGGAGCGATGTCCTCAACCTTTTGAAGTCTGGGATAAAGAACGCTATTGCGGTCGAAGGTACAAACATCCCCAAGACCATCAGCGACCTTTCGAAGGAGCGTGTCGTCACAGCCTTCGTCGATGGTGACAGGGGCGGGGAGCTGATACTGCGCGAGCTGTTCCAGGTGGCAGAGGTGGACTTCGTCGCAAGGGCGCCAAGGGCCCATGAGGTCGAAGAGCTGACCCAGAAGCAGATAATGAAGTGCCTCAGGAACAAGATCCCTGGTGAACAGTTCATCGAGATGTTCGGCATCGAGACGGACGGTCAGAACGGAAAGTCTGAGCGCAGCGAGAAGGCCGACCGGCTGGAGCGCTTTGAGCGCCAGGAGAAGGCCGAGAGGGCCGCTGCCGAGCTGGAAGAGAAGGCACAGGAAAGACCGGAGCGGGCCGAGCGCCAGCCCAAAGAGCAGCGCGAGGAGAGGGCCGAGCGCATGGAGCAGCGGCCAGAGCGCAAGGAGAGACAGGAACGCCAGGACCGTGCTGAGCGCCAGCCCAGGGAAGAGCGTGCGGAGAAGCAGGACCGTGCTGAGCGTGCAATAGAGACGCCCGAGCCGCGCCGCCCATCGAAGAAATTGTCTGAGAACCAGGAGAAGTTCAAGAACATGATCAATGAGCTCCTCACCACATCTAAGGCGAAGATCATCGATGATGCTGGCGAGGTCAAAGAGGTGGCGGTGAAAGAGCTCGTAAACACCCTTAAGGCCGAGACCGCCAAGATCTCCTCCGTCGTGTTCGACGGCATCATCACCCAGAGGATACTAGATATCGCTGCGGAGAAGGAGATCGCCACCATCGTCGGTACCAAGATGGGCAACATCACCAAGCAGCCGACGGGCATCGAGGTCTGGACAAAGGACGACCTGAACTGA
- the larB gene encoding nickel pincer cofactor biosynthesis protein LarB, translating into MNARDVLERLQRGEIDIDRAERLLRLDFLESIGGHTVFDHAREMRRGIPEIIFGETKSPEVVGEIVMRAIGDRDVILISRARREHFEEVVRRLGEEHVRYDERARTVIINKRAVQRPRGVIGIMTAGSSDIAVAEEAKTVAEAMGCRVITAYDVGVAALHRLLDPLKMMIDEGVDCIIVVAGMEGALATVVSGLVDVPVIGVPTSVGYGHGGRGEAALMGMLQTCSPGLVVVNIDNGVAAGATAALISIRSRRG; encoded by the coding sequence ATGAACGCCCGTGACGTCCTGGAAAGGTTACAAAGAGGCGAGATCGACATCGACAGAGCGGAGAGATTGCTGAGGCTGGACTTCCTTGAGTCAATAGGAGGGCACACCGTCTTCGACCATGCAAGGGAGATGCGCAGGGGGATACCAGAGATCATCTTCGGCGAGACGAAGTCACCAGAGGTCGTTGGCGAGATCGTGATGAGGGCCATCGGCGATAGGGATGTGATCCTCATATCCAGGGCGAGGAGGGAGCATTTCGAGGAGGTCGTCAGGCGTCTTGGTGAGGAGCATGTACGATATGATGAGAGGGCAAGGACGGTCATCATCAACAAACGGGCCGTGCAAAGACCGAGAGGGGTGATAGGAATCATGACGGCCGGCTCTTCTGATATTGCTGTGGCAGAAGAGGCGAAGACCGTCGCGGAGGCGATGGGCTGCAGGGTCATCACGGCGTACGATGTCGGGGTGGCCGCCCTCCATAGGCTGTTGGATCCTTTGAAAATGATGATCGACGAAGGTGTGGACTGCATCATCGTGGTGGCAGGAATGGAGGGGGCGCTCGCGACGGTGGTCTCAGGTCTGGTGGACGTCCCTGTCATAGGCGTGCCCACATCGGTGGGCTACGGACATGGCGGAAGGGGCGAGGCTGCGCTGATGGGAATGTTGCAGACATGCTCCCCAGGTCTTGTCGTGGTCAATATAGACAACGGCGTGGCCGCAGGGGCGACCGCCGCCCTCATAAGCATCAGGAGCAGAAGGGGATGA
- a CDS encoding hemerythrin domain-containing protein: protein MRISITLLQYDHGLIRQVVDVLGEASKQRTVNKHVEEMEEIVGFLDRFMDGFHHMKEERFVFPVAVENGSLKKEDLEELVAEHEEARTMIASLREAFSSRNYDKLCLEGRRMADHMQAHVRKEEDIVFPRIEDRLSPEQDGYLNSMFEDFMTANFPADLYPRTESFANWVQDRVLGPGYFEYLR from the coding sequence ATGCGCATCTCCATCACCTTGCTCCAATACGATCATGGACTCATAAGACAGGTAGTCGATGTCCTGGGAGAGGCCTCTAAACAGAGGACCGTGAACAAGCATGTCGAGGAGATGGAGGAGATCGTTGGCTTCCTCGATAGGTTCATGGACGGTTTCCATCACATGAAAGAGGAAAGGTTCGTGTTCCCCGTGGCCGTGGAGAACGGATCCCTGAAAAAAGAGGATCTTGAAGAACTTGTCGCAGAGCATGAGGAGGCACGAACGATGATCGCATCCCTGAGAGAGGCCTTCTCGTCAAGAAATTATGACAAATTATGCCTGGAAGGCAGAAGGATGGCCGACCATATGCAGGCCCATGTCCGAAAGGAGGAAGATATAGTCTTCCCCAGGATAGAGGACCGCCTTAGCCCCGAACAGGACGGATACCTTAACTCAATGTTCGAGGATTTCATGACCGCCAATTTCCCTGCTGACCTGTATCCCAGGACGGAGAGCTTTGCGAACTGGGTCCAGGACAGGGTCCTAGGGCCCGGTTATTTCGAGTACCTGAGATGA